One Dysidea avara chromosome 7, odDysAvar1.4, whole genome shotgun sequence genomic region harbors:
- the LOC136259944 gene encoding homeobox protein vent1-like codes for MVLIFEMSTERKSEKDDRTEEISRIMQLPVSAQGSSSSLADSDSSDRAGGKRHRTRFTPRQLSTMEAAFSAEKYPDMKARQELSEKLGLSEIQVQVWFQNKRAKARRKDKKRLEESSTIAIEPPSFWPKNIPFDTNIVDFYQEGKGASATTSSATPQSDVSQTSQEPHSKGKQAAPRKPLPPQYQVQYSQRSEEDERHEAWIYENPTNIQPHQLHVAGYSPHVQPAAIFQGPSYLQLGHSEEEDLYSLEPLVIPQLQPPLPTGQTGQSSSYAASSSTAMLPSLPPTYQEVSSLPQPGVPTTHHNPYDHPPY; via the exons AGGAGATATCAAGAATTATGCAACTGCCTGTCTCAGCTCAAGGGAGTTCTAGTTCCCTTGCTGATAGTGACTCTTCTGACAGAGCAGGTGGCAAAAGGCACCGCACTCGATTTACTCCTCGTCAACTGAGCACCATGGAGGCAGCTTTTAGTGCAGAGAAGTATCCTGATATGAAAGCCAGGCAAGAACTTTCCGAAAAGCTAGGACTAAGTGAAATTCAGGTGCAA GTTTGGTTTCAGAACAAGCGTGCCAAGGCAAGAAGAAAGGATAAGAAAAGATTAGAAGAGTCTTCAACGATTGCCATAGAACCACCATCATTCTGGCCAAAGAACATCCCCTTTGATACAAATATAGTTG ATTTTTACCAGGAAGGGAAGGGAGCTTCAGCAACAACTTCCAGTGCCACTCCTCAAAGTGATGTTTCTCAGACCTCACAAGAGCCTCATAGTAAAGGAAAACAGGCTGCTCCAAGAAAACCCTTACCACCGCAGTACCAAGTACAGTACTCTCAAAGAAGTGAAGAGGATGAACGTCATGAAGCTTGGATATATGAAAATCCTACAAACATACAACCACATCAACTCCATGTGGCTGGTTATAGCCCTCATGTTCAGCCTGCTGCAATATTTCAGGGACCTTCTTATTTACAGCTTGGCCACTCAGAAGAAGAAGATCTGTATTCTTTGGAGCCACTAGTTATTCCACAACTTCAACCTCCACTCCCAACTGGACAGACTGGCCAGTCATCAAGCTACGCTGCAAGCAGTTCCACTGCCATGTTGCCATCTTTGCCACCAACTTATCAAGAAGTTTCATCACTACCACAACCTGGTGTGCCAACAACACATCATAACCCTTATGATCATCCTCCTTACTAG